A stretch of Brassica rapa cultivar Chiifu-401-42 chromosome A08, CAAS_Brap_v3.01, whole genome shotgun sequence DNA encodes these proteins:
- the LOC103833400 gene encoding F-box/kelch-repeat protein At2g44700: MSPSQFSSLPNDIAWQVLARVPKCKYPLLACVSKNFTCLVQLPEIHKIRSLLRKDSLYISFRNKNDRAQNPRWYTLRRAENNPSENQFVVSVNPALPNHYHRMPSIVAHGPEIFFICGPFFQSPSFWVFDSRTDELRRGPTMNANRTYKSVGVVGRKLYVVGGVRSNENVAESFDLATETWEPAPIPKEEKTWHASATVSLDRKVCALMLVGAYAVCYDPWDGSCQSFALPKDKWWKTGVCGMENVLYVYYARFGLMWYDTELRVWRVVNGLSDVKKVRSVGMAEYYGKVALLWKEHGGCGKEIWCRMIAMDQSRAATTYGIRATMMNFRREGFSQESFRREEFM; this comes from the exons ATGTCGCCGTCACAGTTTTCCTCACTGCCTAACGACATAGCGTGGCAAGTCTTAGCCCGCGTGCCGAAATGCAAATACCCACTCCTCGCTTGCGTCTCCAAGAACTTCACTTGTCTTGTTCAGTTGCCGGAGATTCACAAGATTCGCTCTCTCCTCCGCAAAGATTCCCTCTACATCTCCTTCAGGAACAAAAACGATCGCGCCCAGAACCCGCGTTGGTACACTCTGCGCAGAGCGGAGAACAATCCGAGCGAGAACCAGTTCGTCGTCTCCGTCAACCCCGCGCTTCCTAACCATTACCACCGCATGCCCTCGATCGTCGCTCACGGTCCGGAGATTTTCTTTATCTGCGGCCCGTTCTTTCAGTCGCCAAGCTTTTGGGTCTTTGATTCTCGAACCGACGAGCTTCGACGAGGACCAACCATGAACGCGAACCGAACGTACAAAAGCGTGGGAGTAGTCGGGCGCAAGCTATACGTGGTCGGAGGAGTAAGATCTAACGAGAATGTCGCCGAGTCATTTGACCTAGCGACGGAAACTTGGGAGCCAGCGCCGATCCCTAAGGAAGAAAAGACGTGGCACGCGTCTGCCACGGTGTCATTAGACAGGAAGGTGTGTGCGTTAATGCTCGTTGGAGCCTACGCTGTTTGCTACGATCCTTGGGATGGTTCTTGCCAGAGTTTTGCTTTGCCTAAGGATAAGTGGTGGAAAACGGGTGTTTGTGGGATGGAGAATGTGCTCTACGTTTATTACGCTAGGTTCGGGCTGATGTGGTATGACACTGAGCTGAGGGTATGGAGAGTGGTGAATGGTTTGAGTGATGTCAAAAAGGTTCGATCCGTTGGGATGGCGGAATACTATGGAAAGGTGGCGCTTTTGTGGAAAGAACATGGTGGTTGTGGAAAGGAGATCTGGTGTAGAATGATTGCTATGG accaatcgcgggccgccacgacATATGGGATCCGCGCTACAATGATGAACTTTAGAAGAGAGGGGTTCAGCCAAGAGAGCTTTAGGAGAGAGGAATTCATGTGA
- the LOC103833410 gene encoding uncharacterized protein LOC103833410 yields MADQTAEEVIAEINKELMDAYRSEEAFWKQRSRLLWLTLGDKNTGFFHAVSKGRKARNRLTVMENAHGEAVYEEELIAVEIARYFKDIFTTTSTDVGEVISRALSRKITDETNATLTSIPSAKEIKKALFAIHPDKAPGPDGFSASFFQANWDAVGPAIVAEVREFFITGSMPARINRTHMRLILKGQNAIKVADFRPIALCNVYYKIISKLLSLRLRPVLSGIISENQSAFLPGRAIADNVLITHEILHYLKTSDAKKHCYMAVKTDMSKAYDRLEWNFIQKCISTVSYSFLVNDTALGEVIPSRGIRQGDPLSPYVLILCGEVLSGLCRAGQTSGALTGVKIGHRCPLINHLLFADDTMIFTKASTENCSALTLILKDYEKASGQLINATKSSISFSSKTPRETRARVKLLLGIEKEGGTGKYLGLPELFSRRKRDLFSSIVDRIKLRAAAWSTCRLSSAGKLTMLKSVLTAVPTFSMSCFLLLVGLCDQIQSALTRFWWDHDPSTRNICWVAWDNLTQHKDVGGLGLRDIQDFNVAMLAKNAWRILTNPECLLARLLIGKYCHSSSFLSAPCPSSASHEWRGVVAGCQLLQLQLGKAIGNGNSTKVWSDSWISSTSRTIPFGPPTEASRDLFVSDLLIRGSDEWNHTMVESTHPTLVQDIYLIKPSIYMVEDTYVWLKTKTGSYSVKSGYYALREAATDQRAIQPPHETFNWQKLVWKLPTSPKLKLFLWKLCRGALALGTNLQVRGIDTNGACPHCAEPETALHLFFLCPFARQAWDLPPLSSRPDFSTAVSLHDCFELIATPARTVVGKAVSSAREWLLAQTSEPIAKTHTTHDLAIPPTEVEVVLCNTDAAWSVSKQAGLGWCFEKTTQGFYSEGSKAINHISSPLMAEALAMREALQEANRTSLLNVWFRTDSQELARAINSKSYPVELFGVLMDIEFLSLSFSYICFSFIGREHNGMADSIAKSALHRHVSILY; encoded by the exons ATGGCAGATCAAACAGCTGAGGAAGTTATTGCAGAGATTAACAAGGAGCTCATGGATGCTTACAGATCGGAGGAAGCTTTTTGGAAGCAAAGAAGCAGACTGCTTTGGCTGACTTTGGGTGATAAGAATACAGGGTTTTTCCATGCTGTTTCCAAAGGACGAAAGGCGCGGAACAGACTAACAGTGATGGAAAATGCGCATGGAGAAGCTGTTTATGAAGAAGAACTCATTGCAGTAGAGATAGCTCGGTACTTCAAGGATATCTTCACCACTACAAGCACAGATGTAGGAGAAGTGATATCACGAGCTCTTTCTCGCAAAATCACAGACGAGACTAACGCCACCCTCACCTCCATTCCGTCAGCAAAAGAGATAAAAAAGGCCCTCTTTGCGATCCACCCCGATAAGGCGCCGGGACCCGACGGCTTCTCGGCTTCTTTCTTTCAAGCAAATTGGGATGCAGTTGGGCCAGCCATTGTGGCCGAGGTTCGTGAGTTCTTTATCACAGGAAGCATGCCGGCGAGGATCAACAGGACACACATGAGACTCATACTGAAAGGACAGAATGCGATTAAAGTGGCAGATTTTCGCCCCATCGCACTTTGCAACGTCTACTATAAGATCATATCGAAACTTCTCTCTCTTCGACTACGACCTGTCCTCAGTGGGATAATATCCGAGAACCAATCCGCTTTCTTACCGGGTAGAGCAATTGCGGATAATGTTCTTATTACCCACGAGATACTCCATTATCTCAAGACGTCGGACGCAAAGAAACACTGTTACATGGCGGTGAAGACAGATATGAGCAAAGCTTATGACCGCTTGGAGTGGAACTTTATCCAAAAG TGTATCTCAACGGTCTCCTACTCCTTTCTAGTGAACGACACAGCACTAGGAGAGGTTATACCATCCCGAGGTATCCGACAAGGAGACCCCCTCTCCCCTTATGTATTGATACTCTGTGGGGAGGTTTTGTCGGGACTATGCAGAGCGGGACAGACGAGTGGAGCTCTAACTGGAGTAAAGATTGGACACCGATGTCCTCTGATCAATCATCTCCTCTTTGCCGATGATACGATGATCTTCACCAAAGCTTCGACGGAAAATTGCTCTGCCCTTACACTGATCCTTAAAGATTATGAGAAAGCCTCGGGTCAGCTCATCAATGCTACCAAGTcatccatctccttctcatCGAAAACACCACGGGAGACTCGAGCCCGAGTCAAATTACTCCTTGGTATCGAAAAAGAAGGTGGAACAGGTAAATATCTTGGACTACCAGAGCTTTTCTCGAGAAGGAAACGCGACCTCTTCTCGTCCATAGTAGACAGGATCAAACTCCGAGCCGCAGCATGGTCCACTTGTCGCCTCTCCTCTGCCGGAAAGCTCACTATGCTAAAATCAGTACTTACCGCAGTACCTACTTTTTCTATGTCATGCTTCCTTCTCCTGGTGGGGCTCTGTGACCAGATTCAATCAGCTCTCACCCGTTTCTGGTGGGATCATGATCCCTCAACAAGAAACATATGCTGGGTGGCCTGGGACAACCTTACGCAGCATAAGGATGTTGGTGGCTTAGGTCTTCGGGATATACAAGATTTCAACGTCGCCATGCTTGCAAAGAACGCTTGGCGCATCCTCACCAACCCGGAGTGTCTCCTAGCACGACTGCTTATAGGAAAGTACTGTCACAGCTCTAGCTTCCTCTCAGCTCCTTGCCCATCCTCCGCTTCTCACGAATGGAGAGGCGTGGTAGCAGGATGTCAGTTGCTACAACTGCAACTAGGAAAAGCCATAGGCAATGGGAATTCTACTAAGGTTTGGTCAGACTCATGGATCAGCTCAACCTCTCGCACCATTCCTTTTGGGCCACCGACGGAAGCAAGCAGGGATCTCTTCGTCTCAGACCTCCTCATAAGAGGTTCTGATGAATGGAATCACACAATGGTGGAATCAACTCACCCCACCCTGGTGCAGGATATCTATCTCATTAAACCGAGTATCTATATGGTAGAGGATACTTATGTTTGGCTAAAGACTAAAACAGGATCTTACAGTGTCAAATCTGGTTACTACGCCTTACGAGAAGCTGCCACAGACCAACGAGCCATACAACCTCCGCACGAAACTTTCAACTGGCAAAAGCTTGTTTGGAAATTACCGACGTCTCCAAAGCTTAAACTCTTCTTGTGGAAACTATGTCGAGGAGCTCTTGCTTTGGGCACAAACCTTCAGGTAAGGGGAATTGATACGAATGGAGCCTGCCCTCACTGCGCTGAACCGGAGACAGCGTTGCATCTATTCTTTCTATGCCCTTTTGCACGACAAGCCTGGGACCTTCCTCCATTATCCTCACGCCCAGATTTCTCCACAGCGGTTTCACTCCATGACTGCTTTGAGCTCAT AGCAACACCGGCGCGTACCGTGGTGGGGAAGGCAGTGTCATCAGCTCGCGAATGGCTTCTGGCTCAGACATCAGAACCGATAGCGAAGACACATACTACCCACGACTTAGCGATACCACCCACTGAGGTAGAGGTGGTCTTATGCAACACAGACGCCGCGTGGTCTGTATCCAAACAAGCCGGGCTAGGGTGGTGCTTTGAGAAGACAACACAAGGTTTCTACTCGGAAGGCTCAAAGGCGATTAACCACATATCCTCTCCCCTCATGGCGGAAGCGCTGGCTATGAGGGAGGCACTACAGGAAGCAAACCGCACATCTCTCCTCAACGTCTGGTTTCGAACCGACTCACAAGAGCTCGCTAGAGCTATAAACTCGAAGTCATATCCGGTGGAGCTTTTCGGAGTTCTCATGGATATCGAGTTTCTATCCTTGTCTTTCTCTTACATTTGCTTTTCTTTCATTGGTCGCGAACACAATGGGATGGCAGACTCGATTGCGAAGTCTGCTCTTCACCGTCATGTCTCGATCTTGTACTGA
- the LOC103833409 gene encoding aspartic proteinase Asp1 translates to MTGPVELLLYNDKITSVKGLNFIFDSGSKNGTYAGDIRKDLKGTALMDTKEDKSLPVCWKDKKPLESLYDVKKYFKTITLRFGSDQKKGQLFQVPPESYLITTEEGSVCLGILNGAEIGLDDYNIIGDILFQGIIVIYDNEKQRIGWIPSDCDVLPNVNQDHGGDLSKEEASYPIPRGFGLIRWLFNRGF, encoded by the exons ATGACTGGACCCGTAGAGCTTCTTCTCTATAACGACAAGATCACAAGTGTCAAAGGCCTTAACTTCATTTTCGATAGTGGAAGCAAAAACGGTACTTATGCTGGTGAT ATACGTAAAGATTTGAAGGGTACGGCTTTGATGGACACAAAAGAAGATAAAAGCTTACCTGTCTGTTGGAAAGACAAAAAGCCTTTGGAATCATTATATGATGTGAAGAAATACTTCAAGACCATTACTTTAAGATTTGGGAGTGATCAAAAGAAAGGTCAGCTGTTTCAGGTTCCACCTGAGTCATATCTCATTACCACT GAAGAAGGAAGCGTATGTTTGGGGATTTTAAATGGAGCTGAGATCGGGCTCGATGACTACAACATCATTGGAG ACATATTATTCCAAGGGATAATAGTGATCTACGACAATGAGAAGCAGAGGATTGGATGGATTCCTTCAGACTGTGACGTGCTTCCCAA TGTGAATCAAGACCATGGAGGAGATTTGTCGAAGGAGGAGGCCTCCTATCCAATTCCAAGAGGCTTTGGTTTGATAAGATGGCTTTTCAACCGGGGCttctag